In Capsicum annuum cultivar UCD-10X-F1 chromosome 8, UCD10Xv1.1, whole genome shotgun sequence, the genomic window tgtttcagttgttgcaataccatttctaccaagacaaataGCAAATCAACCCAGTAACATccacacatcacacacacacacactaagaacatcaactgtgacaaaaaatcaccaataaatttgaatcaacagtatgacaacaacaagaagaaatgccataaattaggattttattgagtccacatttcaataccagaagagtagttggctcaagttcctctgtttcttcataatttttgacttgtgaaaaaggaaatgggaggacgaagaaatcaaagttgttgtcgccagagaagtattcacgtcgattgacggttgaaagtcgaaaaggaactcgcccgactatttgtcgctgaggttgaagggagaaattttgcagaactgttgattgggagagagagagtggttaatttggattgaagaggggtgtgagtttggttgatttgtatttttgaaaagattagaaagttttgaaaatattaatcaagttcaaaattaacttaatcaagtttcctaatgatgtttgaccctatctgtcggtcaatgtcaccaatccttcattcaagacttaaaaaatacctttccttcaattttcacaACAAACTTTCACTAATAACAATTTTCATATTGTTTTAGAATGGTAATATGAccattaattttttgatattattgATTACTCTCACAAAAAACTTCTCCAAAAATCTTACATATTTAATACTTagaaagtttctttttttttttttactcccTTGGTAAGTTTCAACTGACTTAAGAAATACGTGGCCGAGGTCAAGGATATATATGCTTAAACTCCAAGTGAATAAATTttgtacaaaaataataattttgaattttaataatttaaaatacgcTTCAACGctcaaatttaatttaattgagcTCAAATTTAGAATAGCAGTTGTGATATCATGAAAACAAAaaacttaaatttattaaaacaataaaagatgTATCGTTTTTTAACAATGGTAATTTGTCATTGTCTCAAGTTTTTCCTAATAACACCACTGCATTTAAACTTAGCTCCACAGGAGGAAGAATGCATTTTAtcgaatatttaataaaattatgtacaCGTTAAATAATAATGTCCAAATAAAATATGCTGTCGAATTGTTACTAAATAAATGTCAGCTAGTACAAAAAATATACTTTGAACGACAGGAGAGAGTTGCACAGATGATAAACATCCTTtactttcaattaaaaaattatgagtttGAATCACTAACAGAGCAAAGTAGGTGATAGTTTTTTAAAGAACggagagaattttttttaataaaatattgagCAAAAATAGTGGACATTGATTTTATGGTCTTTAATTTTTGCCCtcaaatttaatagattttaATCTTTATTCTTCAACGCTTCAAATAAAAAGCAAATGATCGaaactcaaaatatttttgacatcaaaaataacaaacaatTTTTGTTCCATATAAgtgtatattttcatattttagtacaATACAAGTTATAACACataattcaataaaattaatCTCAATAAAGacaaaaattaagtttaaaaCCTATAATTTACATCATAGACATAACTTAATTACTACATAATTTACATCGATAGAATTATAACCTCGCCCTGTCAAAATTAGGTTATAGAAATACCAAATATAATTTAATTCCTATAGAACTTTCACACGAAGTGAGACAAAGACAAACTTAAGCACACTAAAATTATTTCTTTGGACGAATAGCaaacacaaaaattaaagacGATCCAAAAAATAGGAGCAATTGGTGCAAAATCTTCGTGTTTTAAATAGGCCATAGACCAAAAGCCCAAAACTACATTGTAATTCTAATCACCTGTGAAGAGTCGGTAACATTAGCAGAGTAGAAGAGAAATCAACGAGAAAAAGTAGTGCCCTTCAATGGATACTTCTCCACTCAACGAAGCCCTGGCCTCCAAATCCTACGACAAAATTGCTGATATCTGTGACAATCTCATTCTCCAGGCAATTTTATCTCTATTTATTCCCGCTTTATTACTCTCCTTTTCACTCGATTTGAggaaaaagaaaaccctaatgtTTGTTCGCTTTTGTTCGGATTAAATCACAGGGTGCTGCTGAAGGCATTGAGTTTCAAGACGAATGGCCGTACGCGATTCACCTTCTAGGCCATATTTACAACAATGACATGTAATTGACGATTTTACTTACTTTGGATTTTTTAGGGTTATAGATTTGGTTGATGTGAAGGAGTTGATTTTGAATTGTGTTGTAATTGTGGTGGTATTTTTTGCAGTAATAGTGCAAGATTTTTGTGGAAGAGGATGCCTGCAGCTATTAAGGAGGCACGGCCGGAGGTGGTGGCGGTGTGGAGGATTGGGCAGAAGCTTTGGACAAGGGATTATGCCGGTGTGCACGAGGCGATTCGTGAGTTCAGCTGGAGTCCCGAGGTTCAGCCTATTGTTGCTTCCTTTGCAGGCAAGTTTCTGTATCTTTATCGGTTTATCCTGATAGAACGATTGGTGTAGATTTACTTGAGTCGATTATCTTGAATTAATGGAGCTAGTCTAATCATCTTTTGTTAAAAGCTCCACGGAATGTACAATATAAGTCCTAGCATCAGCCAGAAATATTTTTTGCTTGTCGAATCCCTAGAATTCGGAGGGTCGTTTAGAAACAACTTTTCATCTACCCTCACGAGGCCGGACTCcgcttgtgggattacactggtgttgttgttgtggttgtcGAAGATGAAGATGAATCAACCCATAGAGGAGGTAAAAGGTTAAATCTGTGTACAAATAAGACATAGCATCTCTAAGTTAAAGTACAAGATGAGTCTCATCTCTCATTCTgggaaagaaaaaggagaaatttAAGTGAGGAACGGGAATCTATTTTTGTCGAGAGCTCTATCAAGTAGACTTATACTTTAGTT contains:
- the LOC107839983 gene encoding COP9 signalosome complex subunit 8; protein product: MDTSPLNEALASKSYDKIADICDNLILQGAAEGIEFQDEWPYAIHLLGHIYNNDINSARFLWKRMPAAIKEARPEVVAVWRIGQKLWTRDYAGVHEAIREFSWSPEVQPIVASFAELYKKRMFELLLAAYSTISTQDSAHFLGMNENDATNYVLQQGWVLDSASQTLTVKKQAVVKEQKLDPSKLQRLTEYVFHLEH